Proteins from a genomic interval of Burkholderiales bacterium:
- a CDS encoding CoA-binding protein has protein sequence MSAPDIATLRRILLENRTIAVVGLSADWFRPSYFAAKYMLDHGYRIIPVNPKYAGDEVLGQRCHANLRDVPEPVDIVDCFRKSADIAPIAQDAIAIGAKVLWLQIGVIDEEAGRLALAAGLQFVMDRCVKIEHARLFGGLNFAGVDTKVISAKRSLCLP, from the coding sequence ATGAGCGCGCCTGATATCGCGACGTTACGCCGCATACTTCTGGAAAACAGAACCATCGCCGTCGTAGGCCTCTCAGCCGACTGGTTCCGGCCGAGTTATTTCGCGGCCAAATACATGCTCGATCACGGCTACCGGATCATTCCGGTCAATCCGAAATACGCGGGAGATGAGGTGCTCGGCCAGAGGTGTCATGCCAATCTGCGCGACGTGCCCGAACCCGTCGACATCGTCGATTGCTTTCGCAAAAGTGCGGACATCGCGCCGATCGCACAAGACGCAATTGCCATCGGCGCCAAAGTCCTCTGGCTGCAAATCGGGGTGATCGACGAAGAAGCCGGGCGACTGGCGCTTGCCGCGGGTTTGCAATTCGTGATGGATCGCTGCGTGAAGATCGAACACGCGCGGCTATTCGGCGGGCTGAATTTCGCCGGCGTCGATACCAAGGTCATATCGGCTAAGCGTTCGTTATGTTTGCCCTGA